The Rhipicephalus sanguineus isolate Rsan-2018 chromosome 7, BIME_Rsan_1.4, whole genome shotgun sequence genome includes a window with the following:
- the LOC119400533 gene encoding uncharacterized protein LOC119400533, producing the protein MYLKRATVRGLVSVTLKGRWNVLRSNDKVDFFDRCVSNPSAGSFGSYTEVCPTKCNADNPVYQLTYSTEHASVLCLSPRSLGVFAYDNEDALAVKLCASKADGFPDLKFGIAVYDIDYDDYENQCASLNRFGRHSRLKQVKKVLDYMRLNLGESFNAGACVNYQR; encoded by the exons ATGTACTTGAAAAGAGCAACTGTCAGAGGTCTGGTGTCTGTGACCTTGAAAGGACGTTGGAATGTGCTGCGCTCCAACGACAAGGTGGACTTCTTCGACAGGTGTGTGTCAAACCCGAGCGCCGGCTCCTTCGGCAGCTATACAGAG GTGTGCCCGACCAAGTGCAACGCTGACAATCCCGTATATCAGCTTACTTACTCGACTGAACACGCCTCCGTGCTCTGCCTCTCACCGCGCTCCCTGGGCGTATTCGCCTACGACAACGAGGATGCACTGGCCGTAAAG CTATGTGCTTCAAAAGCCGACGGGTTCCCCGATTTGAAGTTCGGCATCGCCGTGTACGACATCGACTATGATGACTACGAGAATCAGTGCGCGTCCCTGAACAGATTCGGCCGGCACAGCCGCCTGAAGCAGGTCAAGAAGGTGTTGGACTACATGAGGCTCAACCTCGGCGAGAGCTTCAACGCGGGAGCGTGCGTAAACTACCAGCGGTGA